Proteins from a genomic interval of Chitinophagales bacterium:
- a CDS encoding uroporphyrinogen-III synthase, with protein MSASMDGDTLRNKVSSILISQPEPKSDKSPYYSLAEKYGIQVDFRPFIEVEGISGKEFRKYRVNPTEYTSVIFTSRNAISHFFKLCDETRNKMSQETKYFCASEAIALYLQKFILYRKRKVFFPKTGRQMALKDILKKHRAKENFLLPCSENRKDDLPTFLKDNTFKYAEIPIYRTVASDLSDLEDIYYDMIVFFSPLGVKSLYTNFPDFKQNKTRIAAFGPTTAKTVEDYELRLDVKAPAPGISSMTMAIEKYLKEAGQ; from the coding sequence ATGAGTGCATCAATGGATGGAGATACGCTACGCAACAAGGTTAGTTCCATACTTATTTCGCAACCTGAACCAAAGTCGGATAAATCCCCTTACTACAGCCTAGCTGAAAAGTATGGGATTCAGGTTGATTTTCGCCCTTTTATTGAGGTAGAAGGGATCAGTGGAAAGGAGTTTAGAAAGTACAGAGTGAATCCTACGGAGTACACCTCGGTCATTTTCACAAGTCGAAATGCCATCAGTCATTTTTTCAAATTGTGTGATGAAACAAGGAACAAAATGTCTCAAGAAACAAAATACTTCTGTGCATCAGAGGCGATTGCCTTGTATTTGCAGAAATTTATTTTGTATCGGAAACGAAAAGTGTTCTTTCCCAAGACAGGTAGGCAGATGGCACTGAAAGACATCTTGAAAAAACACCGTGCGAAAGAGAATTTTTTACTCCCTTGCTCCGAAAACCGAAAAGACGACCTTCCTACTTTTTTGAAGGATAACACATTTAAGTATGCTGAAATTCCTATTTACCGAACAGTTGCCAGTGATTTGTCAGATTTGGAAGATATTTACTACGATATGATTGTGTTTTTCAGTCCTTTAGGAGTGAAATCTCTTTATACCAACTTCCCTGACTTCAAGCAGAACAAGACAAGAATCGCCGCCTTTGGTCCTACTACTGCCAAAACGGTGGAGGATTATGAACTTCGATTGGATGTGAAAGCACCCGCTCCTGGTATATCGTCTATGACGATGGCAATCGAAAAGTACTTGAAAGAAGCTGGTCAGTAA
- a CDS encoding AAA family ATPase — MTLKRLPIGESDFPGIIKKNALYVDKTQQIYRIITESKPNFLSRPRRFGKSLLVSTMEQIFLGNKELFKGLWIYNKIDWEPRPVIRLSMTEIDYKNQDLETALSRYLDKLAAKNGVELKDETSKEKFAELIIALSTEQNVVILIDEYDKPIIDFIEDFKKAETNRDTLRNFYGALKDGVVDSYVHFLFITGISKFSKTSIFSELNNLRDLTIDPLALDLCGVTQVELERDFAPYIVEVAANLGLKEKTLLKELKRWYNGYSWDGKTFVYTPFSLLNFFSKGEFGNFWFASGTPTLLLKVIKKQKIDVEKVDTAKWSSRSFDKFTLKHLDLKHLLFQTGYLTIKKKTLNKGRPTYTLGYPNQEVEESFTQNLIELKSHLPDSTVDEALIFIEEALKENDMDAFIEQLKILFSDIAYQLHPKINKKEPTTEDKANLFKAWQGCFHSIIYLVIRFLGIHIDVEMSKHKGRIDAKIEVEDYLYIMEFKLDASVEKAIDQIKTQKYADAFKNTSKQVVLVGIVFDSKECNVKDWEMEVLK; from the coding sequence ATGACACTAAAAAGATTACCTATAGGAGAGTCGGATTTTCCAGGCATCATTAAAAAGAATGCGCTGTATGTTGATAAAACGCAGCAAATTTATAGAATAATTACAGAAAGTAAGCCGAATTTCCTTTCCCGTCCTCGCCGTTTTGGAAAATCACTATTGGTTTCAACGATGGAACAAATCTTTTTGGGTAATAAAGAATTGTTCAAGGGATTGTGGATTTACAACAAAATAGATTGGGAGCCACGTCCTGTCATTCGTTTGTCTATGACCGAGATAGACTACAAAAATCAAGATTTGGAAACAGCTCTTTCCAGATACTTAGACAAGTTGGCAGCGAAAAACGGAGTAGAGTTAAAAGACGAAACTTCCAAAGAAAAATTTGCTGAATTAATCATAGCACTTTCTACTGAGCAGAATGTGGTGATTTTGATTGATGAATACGACAAACCGATTATCGACTTTATTGAAGACTTCAAAAAAGCAGAAACCAATCGAGATACTCTAAGAAATTTTTATGGAGCATTGAAGGATGGAGTAGTTGATTCGTATGTTCATTTTTTGTTCATCACAGGTATCAGCAAATTCTCCAAAACTTCTATTTTTTCAGAACTGAACAATCTCAGAGATTTAACCATAGACCCCTTAGCTTTGGATTTATGTGGCGTGACACAAGTGGAATTGGAGCGAGATTTTGCTCCTTATATTGTAGAGGTTGCCGCTAATTTGGGTTTGAAGGAAAAAACTTTATTGAAGGAATTGAAGCGGTGGTACAATGGTTATTCATGGGATGGAAAGACGTTTGTTTACACCCCTTTCTCCTTGTTAAATTTCTTTTCAAAAGGAGAGTTTGGCAATTTTTGGTTTGCAAGTGGAACGCCAACGCTGTTATTGAAGGTTATCAAAAAGCAAAAAATAGATGTAGAGAAAGTAGATACTGCCAAATGGAGTTCTCGTTCTTTTGACAAATTTACGCTCAAGCACTTGGACTTGAAACACTTGCTTTTCCAAACGGGTTATTTGACCATCAAAAAGAAAACATTAAATAAAGGTCGCCCTACTTATACTTTGGGCTATCCAAACCAAGAAGTCGAAGAATCTTTTACCCAAAATTTGATTGAACTCAAATCGCATCTTCCCGATAGCACAGTAGATGAAGCCTTAATATTTATTGAAGAAGCATTGAAGGAAAACGATATGGATGCTTTTATAGAGCAACTCAAAATCCTATTTTCCGATATTGCTTACCAACTCCACCCCAAAATCAACAAAAAAGAGCCGACTACTGAAGACAAAGCCAATTTATTCAAGGCATGGCAAGGTTGTTTTCATAGCATCATTTATCTGGTTATTAGGTTTTTAGGAATTCACATTGATGTGGAAATGAGCAAACACAAAGGGCGAATTGATGCCAAGATTGAAGTGGAAGATTATCTTTACATCATGGAATTCAAATTGGACGCTTCTGTAGAAAAAGCCATTGACCAAATCAAAACTCAAAAATATGCAGATGCTTTTAAGAATACTTCAAAGCAGGTAGTTTTGGTAGGAATTGTTTTTGACAGCAAGGAATGTAATGTGAAGGATTGGGAAATGGAGGTGTTGAAGTAA
- a CDS encoding NACHT domain-containing protein, protein MKLLYLYTLSIFAMFLFYGIARLFFDSRKSYRQSRNYIFGKALTAILVFYTIRFGIGDQLLQLAIQTLRNMGWTSLAVPPPSEGWTNILADATFLLAVLGIVGFYAWSDLRRFNLMEGRAENYEKEVVKIQFPKEPEPINPVFHERIKDLFEMKYQSDNLQLQYDSKTNMLYGTYQSGFHHFLKVIYCHESVKGEHIETYVVEYMYNQIKLQIQNMASTEDILLEAYYVLDKGFFEEYDVKKIRTLTEDDLLNQLIDFKPYLKKLIYAYENDRLFSIRQKESEKPTLAQTFVPPTYLLGKDKENSHENMDEYIDNWLTQDSQKHLVLLGDYGMGKTSFMKHYAAKLAVDILKDGKMRRFPVLISLTNTSLRHGGIDKSIGDFLSKNIGVKVEVFNELVRRGKVVFLLDGFDEMGYLGTLDQRIKQLNEIWQLPQKNNKVVISGRPSYFFKEEELKEAFNVKEDETYNAPTENPYFERLTLQPLEIEAIEASIQKYYDIETAKKYMAFIQSNRSILDLCRRPQLMHLVRDMLPELLKNHEQKKLSASELMKLYLNRWIERQISKDIVSVIEQKTTKEKFVLDFFTDLAALYYEKEVEQLPAETILELLKEKMQVLQLERIEEIEGLQNEMLNGFLIERRSDEFKFVHKSFKEYLVAQKILQLIEEKDFKHPLIVEKDWTLEIIDFVYYKMEGKEVKGRIPLLLQLTKIVEVRLLLKPYQRWAEIKLSLKNYIFRFAAMMFFSENILNHLTGFKNMFFIQGEKRFGFKIQPFFILFIFYPICFGAFFGEFFGVIIITFRYTQVPIFDILTLFVFSISFLLSSSLYRLLGLGSINGFINGFLFGVISGIAMGRIFHFPIMLQIVQSLFFGIGFAIISAYGLERKIRFSSDYKPNNFLLTKNLNFLAKAWHIAILKGQFKKEDYPEIVYYLEHHFGKKL, encoded by the coding sequence ATGAAGCTACTCTACCTTTATACCCTCTCCATATTTGCGATGTTCCTATTTTACGGAATCGCCCGCTTGTTTTTCGATTCCAGAAAAAGCTACCGACAATCTCGCAATTACATCTTTGGAAAAGCCCTTACGGCGATTCTCGTTTTCTACACGATTCGATTTGGTATAGGCGACCAACTGCTGCAATTGGCAATTCAAACCTTGCGCAATATGGGCTGGACGAGTTTGGCAGTGCCTCCACCGAGCGAAGGCTGGACAAATATTTTGGCTGATGCGACTTTTTTATTGGCTGTTTTGGGAATTGTAGGCTTTTATGCTTGGAGTGATTTGCGCCGTTTCAATTTGATGGAAGGAAGGGCAGAGAATTATGAAAAAGAAGTGGTCAAAATTCAATTTCCGAAAGAACCCGAACCTATCAATCCTGTTTTTCATGAACGTATCAAGGACTTGTTTGAGATGAAATACCAATCAGACAACTTACAACTGCAATATGATAGCAAAACAAACATGCTCTATGGTACTTACCAAAGCGGCTTTCACCATTTCTTGAAAGTGATTTATTGCCATGAAAGTGTGAAAGGGGAACATATCGAGACTTATGTAGTAGAATACATGTACAATCAAATAAAATTACAGATTCAAAACATGGCTTCTACCGAAGATATACTTTTGGAGGCCTATTATGTGTTGGACAAAGGTTTTTTTGAGGAATATGATGTGAAGAAGATAAGGACTCTGACGGAAGACGACCTATTGAACCAATTAATAGACTTCAAACCCTACCTCAAAAAACTGATATACGCCTACGAAAACGACCGCCTGTTCTCTATACGCCAAAAGGAATCCGAAAAACCCACCCTCGCGCAAACCTTTGTTCCGCCGACCTATCTACTAGGCAAGGACAAAGAAAACAGCCACGAAAACATGGATGAATACATAGACAATTGGCTCACACAAGACAGCCAAAAACACTTGGTCTTGTTGGGCGACTATGGGATGGGCAAAACCTCCTTTATGAAACACTATGCCGCAAAGTTGGCAGTAGATATTTTGAAGGACGGCAAAATGAGGCGTTTTCCCGTATTGATTTCGCTGACCAATACTTCCCTGCGACATGGGGGAATAGACAAATCTATTGGCGATTTTTTATCCAAAAACATTGGGGTAAAAGTTGAGGTATTCAATGAGTTGGTGCGAAGGGGAAAAGTGGTCTTTTTGTTGGATGGTTTTGATGAAATGGGCTATTTGGGAACGCTCGACCAACGCATCAAACAACTCAACGAAATTTGGCAACTGCCCCAAAAAAACAACAAAGTGGTTATTTCGGGTCGCCCTTCTTATTTCTTCAAAGAGGAGGAACTCAAAGAAGCCTTCAATGTGAAAGAAGACGAAACTTATAATGCCCCGACCGAAAACCCCTATTTTGAAAGACTGACCTTGCAGCCGCTTGAAATAGAAGCGATTGAAGCCTCTATTCAAAAATACTATGATATAGAAACTGCAAAAAAATATATGGCTTTCATCCAAAGCAACCGCAGTATTTTGGATTTGTGTCGTCGCCCACAATTGATGCACTTGGTCAGGGATATGTTGCCTGAACTCTTGAAAAACCACGAACAGAAAAAGCTGAGTGCGAGTGAATTGATGAAATTGTATCTGAATCGTTGGATAGAAAGACAAATCAGTAAAGACATTGTCAGTGTCATCGAACAGAAAACGACCAAAGAAAAATTTGTCTTGGATTTTTTCACGGATTTGGCTGCCCTCTACTATGAAAAAGAAGTAGAACAACTGCCTGCCGAAACGATTTTGGAGCTACTGAAGGAAAAAATGCAAGTGCTGCAATTGGAGCGCATAGAAGAAATAGAAGGACTACAAAACGAAATGTTAAATGGTTTTTTGATTGAAAGACGAAGTGATGAATTCAAGTTTGTCCACAAGTCCTTCAAGGAATATTTAGTGGCTCAGAAAATACTGCAATTGATTGAAGAAAAGGACTTTAAGCATCCTTTGATTGTGGAGAAGGATTGGACTTTAGAGATTATTGATTTTGTTTATTATAAAATGGAGGGTAAAGAAGTTAAGGGGAGGATTCCTTTACTATTGCAACTGACGAAAATTGTAGAGGTTAGATTGTTATTAAAACCTTATCAAAGGTGGGCAGAAATAAAATTAAGTTTAAAAAATTATATATTTAGATTTGCAGCTATGATGTTCTTTTCAGAAAATATTCTGAATCATTTAACAGGGTTTAAAAATATGTTTTTTATACAAGGTGAGAAACGTTTTGGGTTTAAAATACAGCCTTTTTTCATATTATTTATTTTTTATCCCATATGTTTTGGTGCTTTTTTTGGCGAATTTTTTGGAGTCATTATAATAACATTTAGATATACACAGGTACCTATTTTTGATATATTGACTTTATTTGTTTTTTCAATTAGCTTTTTATTAAGTTCATCTCTATACCGATTATTAGGATTAGGTAGTATTAATGGTTTTATTAATGGTTTTCTTTTTGGAGTAATAAGTGGAATAGCTATGGGAAGAATATTTCATTTTCCCATAATGTTGCAGATAGTACAAAGTTTATTTTTTGGAATCGGCTTTGCAATTATTTCAGCATACGGATTGGAGCGAAAGATAAGATTTTCATCAGATTATAAACCTAATAATTTTTTGTTAACTAAAAACCTAAACTTCCTTGCCAAAGCATGGCACATTGCGATTCTCAAAGGTCAGTTCAAAAAAGAGGATTACCCCGAAATAGTTTATTATTTGGAACATCATTTTGGGAAGAAGCTTTAA
- a CDS encoding class I SAM-dependent methyltransferase, which produces MNPYNKYILPKMIDWACQLKPNMRQREKIIPLAVGNVLEIGVGSGLNLPYYNGNAVKHLTAIDPSIETWNRNTVDLQTLPFNVEFSQAFAEDIPADSNSFDTVVFTYTLCSIPNMHQAFEEITRVLKTNGKVVFCEHGKAPDKAVEKWQNRINPLWKHIGGGCNLNRDIPLAFADNGFRMNKLESMYLPGWKVVGFNYWGVAEVG; this is translated from the coding sequence ATGAACCCCTACAACAAATACATTCTCCCCAAAATGATTGATTGGGCTTGTCAATTGAAGCCCAATATGCGTCAAAGAGAAAAAATCATTCCTTTGGCAGTAGGGAATGTCTTGGAAATTGGCGTGGGTTCAGGCTTAAACCTTCCTTACTACAATGGCAATGCCGTAAAACACCTCACCGCCATTGACCCCTCCATAGAAACTTGGAATCGAAACACGGTTGATTTACAAACCCTTCCTTTCAATGTTGAGTTCTCCCAAGCCTTTGCAGAGGACATTCCTGCTGATAGCAATAGTTTTGACACCGTGGTTTTCACCTACACCCTTTGCTCCATTCCCAATATGCACCAAGCTTTTGAGGAAATCACAAGAGTCTTGAAAACCAATGGTAAAGTCGTATTTTGTGAGCATGGGAAAGCTCCTGATAAGGCGGTGGAAAAATGGCAAAATAGAATCAATCCACTTTGGAAGCACATCGGTGGAGGCTGCAATTTGAACCGAGATATTCCTTTGGCTTTTGCAGACAATGGTTTCAGAATGAATAAATTAGAGAGTATGTATTTGCCTGGTTGGAAGGTGGTGGGTTTCAATTATTGGGGAGTGGCGGAGGTTGGGTGA
- a CDS encoding MATE family efflux transporter yields MNKEILRLAIPNIISNVSVPLLSSIDTALMGRFSEVHIGAVGIGAMVFNFLYWSFGFLRMGTTGITAQAYGKADSSEMMQTLGRAMLVGLIGAVVIFLLQVPFTALAFPLMNIEGEQLALVERYFYIRIWDAPATLGLFAMMGWFFGMQNAVYPMVLTIAINWVNIVVSYLLIYSYGMDIEGVAWGTVIAQYVGLLLAGALFAFRYRNLWTHLSRKAILEIKAFKAFLNINSDIFIRTLCLTFAFGFFYSQSAKGGDMVLAVNVILLQFVNWMAYAVDGFAFASESLVGKYKGANDSDKLDKAILLNFAWGMAFALLFSVVYGLQGSYILQFFTNQADVFNAALPFLFWMVIFPLLSTPCFIWDGVFIGLTASKSMKNAMLLSLAFYLAVFYAFDMGSSNDLLWLSLLILMVVRGVIQTGYYWWKGVELE; encoded by the coding sequence ATGAACAAAGAAATCCTCCGCCTCGCCATTCCCAACATCATCAGCAATGTCTCGGTACCGCTTTTGAGTAGCATCGATACGGCATTGATGGGGCGTTTTTCGGAAGTACATATTGGAGCAGTTGGTATTGGGGCAATGGTTTTCAACTTTTTGTATTGGAGTTTTGGCTTTCTACGAATGGGTACAACGGGCATCACCGCACAAGCCTACGGAAAAGCCGACTCTTCTGAAATGATGCAAACTTTGGGCAGAGCGATGTTGGTGGGATTGATTGGGGCAGTCGTCATTTTTTTGCTGCAAGTTCCCTTTACTGCGCTTGCTTTCCCGTTGATGAACATTGAAGGGGAACAACTGGCTTTGGTAGAACGCTATTTTTATATCCGCATCTGGGATGCTCCTGCTACTTTGGGCTTGTTCGCTATGATGGGCTGGTTTTTTGGAATGCAAAATGCGGTCTATCCGATGGTTTTAACCATTGCTATCAATTGGGTCAATATTGTGGTGAGCTACCTACTCATTTATTCTTATGGTATGGACATTGAAGGAGTCGCTTGGGGAACGGTCATTGCTCAATATGTGGGTTTATTGTTGGCAGGTGCTTTGTTTGCTTTTCGCTACCGCAATTTGTGGACACACCTTTCTCGAAAAGCCATATTGGAAATCAAAGCTTTCAAAGCTTTTTTGAACATCAACAGCGATATTTTCATCCGTACTTTGTGCCTCACCTTTGCCTTTGGTTTCTTCTACAGTCAGTCTGCGAAAGGGGGCGATATGGTCTTGGCGGTCAATGTAATCTTGCTGCAATTTGTGAATTGGATGGCGTATGCCGTAGATGGTTTTGCCTTTGCTTCGGAGAGTTTGGTCGGCAAATACAAGGGCGCAAACGATTCCGACAAACTCGACAAAGCGATTCTACTGAATTTTGCTTGGGGAATGGCTTTTGCATTGTTGTTCAGCGTAGTGTATGGATTGCAGGGCAGCTATATTCTACAATTTTTCACCAATCAAGCCGATGTTTTCAATGCTGCGCTTCCCTTTTTGTTTTGGATGGTGATTTTTCCCTTATTGAGTACGCCTTGTTTTATTTGGGATGGCGTGTTCATTGGTTTGACTGCTTCCAAAAGCATGAAAAATGCCATGTTGCTCTCGCTTGCTTTTTACCTCGCCGTTTTTTATGCCTTTGATATGGGTTCTTCTAACGATTTGCTTTGGTTGTCTTTGTTGATTTTGATGGTGGTGAGAGGGGTCATTCAAACGGGGTATTATTGGTGGAAAGGGGTTGAGTTGGAGTAA
- a CDS encoding heavy metal translocating P-type ATPase → MTIINETKPTQQEIKLHIEGMSCTNCALGISKYLEKKGFEEVKVNFSTGIAQVSILENAQIEEAKENIEKLGYTVVSIEGKDGISNSIQVLNDATDLSSTANFFTSFAALFNTRNLFITSAVLSLPLFLGMFLPFAFLHNPYVQLALATPVFLIGCVYFGRSAFYSILSGVPNMDVLVILGATAAFGFSLVSIFSQTLGKGLYFETSAIIITFVLLGKYMENRAVQQTTTAIKELTNLQKVKAKRIIDMDGEEVIEQIEADKLQKGDKVLVNTGDNVPADGKIFWGEAAIDESMISGESLPIEKMMADKVIGGTVLQQGSIKVEVTAAGNQSTLAQIIELVKAAQADQPPIQRLADRVSAVFVPVVIALASLTFLVAYFGFQLSFSVALMNSIAVLVVACPCAMGLATPTAMMVGMGEVAKSGILIKGGSTIEKLANLQQMVFDKTGTLTTGHFKIKQFDNLSDKEDNALKAIVLSLEKHSSHPIALSLTEALNDAPKKLLINIQEAKGLGMSGQDLDGNRYELGAYRMAKETTKDNTHQLYLLENKKLVATIDIEDELKEEAKSVIEDLLKMGIQPILLSGDRAPKVDEVAAKLGISEVYAEKLPQEKLEIVGKLSKESNVAMIGDGINDAPALAKVSVGISMSSATQIAIQSAQVVLLKGNLNLLTKTIYISQKILKTIKQNLFWAFFYNVMMIPLAAMGWLNPMLAAMAMSLSSIMVVGNSLRLKRMQNS, encoded by the coding sequence ATGACAATCATTAATGAAACAAAACCAACACAGCAAGAAATCAAACTTCACATTGAAGGAATGAGCTGCACCAACTGTGCGTTGGGAATTTCTAAATACTTAGAAAAGAAAGGGTTTGAAGAAGTGAAGGTTAATTTTTCGACAGGCATTGCACAAGTAAGTATTTTAGAAAATGCTCAGATTGAAGAAGCAAAGGAGAATATTGAAAAACTGGGCTATACAGTAGTTTCCATTGAAGGAAAAGATGGTATTTCAAATTCTATTCAAGTTTTGAATGATGCCACAGACCTATCTTCAACAGCGAATTTTTTTACTTCTTTTGCAGCATTGTTCAACACCCGAAATTTATTCATCACCAGTGCTGTATTGAGTTTACCCTTGTTTTTGGGTATGTTTCTTCCTTTTGCCTTTTTACATAATCCTTACGTTCAGTTGGCATTAGCCACACCTGTATTCCTCATTGGCTGCGTTTATTTTGGGCGAAGTGCTTTTTACTCCATCCTTTCAGGTGTTCCAAACATGGATGTTTTGGTGATATTGGGTGCAACTGCTGCGTTTGGTTTTAGTTTGGTGAGTATATTTAGCCAGACACTTGGAAAAGGACTTTATTTTGAGACATCTGCGATTATCATCACCTTTGTTTTGCTCGGTAAATATATGGAAAACAGAGCCGTACAGCAGACAACAACTGCCATCAAAGAACTAACCAATCTACAAAAGGTCAAGGCAAAACGAATCATAGACATGGATGGTGAGGAAGTGATTGAACAAATTGAAGCAGATAAACTTCAAAAAGGGGACAAAGTATTGGTCAATACAGGCGACAATGTGCCTGCTGATGGCAAAATATTTTGGGGGGAAGCAGCCATAGATGAATCCATGATTTCGGGCGAAAGTTTGCCGATTGAAAAAATGATGGCAGACAAGGTAATCGGCGGTACTGTTTTGCAGCAAGGAAGCATAAAAGTAGAAGTCACAGCAGCAGGTAATCAAAGCACTTTGGCACAAATCATTGAGTTAGTGAAAGCAGCACAGGCAGATCAACCTCCTATTCAGCGATTGGCAGACCGAGTAAGTGCCGTATTTGTGCCAGTAGTTATTGCGCTTGCTTCGCTTACCTTTTTGGTTGCCTATTTCGGTTTTCAACTATCTTTTTCCGTTGCGCTGATGAACAGCATTGCCGTTTTGGTGGTTGCTTGCCCGTGCGCAATGGGCTTGGCAACGCCTACTGCAATGATGGTTGGAATGGGAGAAGTAGCCAAAAGTGGTATATTGATAAAAGGAGGGAGTACGATTGAAAAATTGGCGAACCTGCAACAAATGGTATTCGATAAAACGGGAACACTCACTACGGGACACTTCAAAATCAAACAGTTCGACAATCTAAGCGATAAGGAAGACAATGCATTAAAAGCGATTGTCCTAAGCCTCGAAAAACATTCTTCTCACCCAATCGCCTTATCCTTGACCGAAGCATTGAATGATGCACCCAAAAAACTGCTCATCAACATTCAAGAGGCAAAAGGACTGGGCATGAGTGGACAAGATTTGGACGGTAATCGCTACGAATTGGGTGCATATAGAATGGCAAAGGAAACCACAAAAGACAATACACACCAGCTTTACTTATTGGAAAACAAAAAATTAGTTGCTACCATAGACATAGAAGATGAGCTAAAAGAAGAGGCGAAATCAGTTATTGAAGACTTGCTAAAAATGGGTATTCAGCCTATTCTATTGAGTGGGGATAGAGCACCTAAGGTGGATGAAGTAGCAGCTAAACTGGGGATTAGCGAAGTATATGCTGAAAAATTGCCTCAAGAAAAACTGGAGATTGTGGGCAAGCTATCAAAGGAATCAAATGTAGCAATGATTGGGGATGGCATCAATGATGCACCTGCATTGGCAAAAGTGAGTGTAGGTATTTCGATGAGCAGTGCCACTCAAATAGCTATTCAATCGGCACAAGTAGTTTTGTTGAAAGGCAATCTAAATTTGCTAACCAAAACCATATATATCAGTCAGAAAATATTGAAGACCATCAAACAAAATCTTTTTTGGGCTTTTTTCTACAATGTGATGATGATTCCACTTGCTGCAATGGGTTGGTTGAATCCCATGTTAGCAGCGATGGCCATGTCTTTGTCGAGTATTATGGTGGTGGGCAACTCTCTTCGATTGAAGAGGATGCAAAATTCTTAG
- a CDS encoding DUF4271 domain-containing protein: MRVFYIIIGIFFFGTRLQEQVDTLPPDTILLEDSSRVIKDSTQTLLPSIYDTLLRITLADLPLDSVEQVYDIQPLRKKENKQFPFYSLLFIVGIFGYVRFNFFSYLNAVKQSFFNINLMQQFFEEHVYSVSPASFFLNLNTILTYSLLTFLSLRYFGKMQHLDDISLAVIILIAVSVLGLFRYWAYRIIAYILPIEKTLLFYLFNIRIVNYVLGVVLIPLLLIFAFADNIYMQGTIWVIFIVFMSFTMYRCYRGLLIGEEVMILNKFHFFVYLCTFEIAPILILYKIIKILLI; this comes from the coding sequence GTGCGGGTATTTTATATAATAATCGGTATTTTCTTTTTCGGAACACGACTCCAAGAACAGGTAGATACATTACCTCCTGATACTATTCTTTTAGAAGACTCAAGTAGGGTCATAAAAGATAGTACACAAACTTTATTACCTTCCATTTACGATACCTTATTACGTATTACGCTTGCCGACTTGCCCCTCGATAGTGTAGAACAGGTGTATGATATCCAGCCGCTTAGAAAAAAAGAAAACAAACAATTTCCATTTTACTCCTTGTTATTTATCGTGGGAATATTTGGTTATGTACGCTTCAATTTTTTCTCCTATTTGAATGCTGTAAAACAATCTTTCTTCAATATCAATTTGATGCAGCAATTTTTTGAAGAACACGTTTACAGTGTTTCACCTGCCAGTTTTTTCCTCAATTTGAACACTATTTTAACTTATAGCCTATTGACTTTTTTGTCACTACGCTACTTTGGTAAAATGCAGCATCTGGATGATATAAGCTTGGCAGTCATTATTTTAATTGCGGTTTCGGTACTTGGACTATTTCGATATTGGGCTTATCGAATTATAGCATATATTTTGCCAATAGAAAAAACACTGCTTTTCTATTTGTTCAATATAAGAATTGTCAATTATGTACTAGGTGTTGTATTGATTCCTTTGTTGTTGATTTTTGCTTTTGCAGATAACATATATATGCAAGGAACGATTTGGGTGATATTTATCGTGTTTATGTCTTTTACCATGTATCGTTGTTACAGAGGCTTATTGATAGGAGAAGAGGTAATGATATTGAATAAATTTCATTTTTTTGTTTACCTTTGCACCTTCGAAATAGCACCTATACTTATTCTATATAAAATAATCAAGATATTACTTATTTAA